In Enterobacter sp. 638, a single window of DNA contains:
- a CDS encoding HD domain-containing phosphohydrolase, translated as MSFAQPTPDLTPVPVWIYNADSFEFWRTPQGELQGFYPELVRAINLKYDTHLELRPVGGPEIGQRFNADSYGVYAGVLRTESRARTKILSSKLFINEVVAASPSMSVNTAEELTNARVLFRQNDATLESVQKRYPDLTFRSIHLVATSEEAFRLLSERKADFYINDASEMENTQRYYLLSHPFPELRIPVVLGFSPELRDLREKVNTFIGEGYRSGALRKALEESKRQYLLSRIAISNPEKDWLANNPLEIWLPKNENFAPIIWKDNRGYQGTAINMINDMRELLGMEVEVHFIDNYAETLEKQHWPIRLVDVAESSNTAHAAGRIGPDIAWHNLYYNRIKQPFLWDEESIRGQRVGVLEGSFSARYLQERFGNDVVIVTQHNLNGLIDAIENNKIDYILGDLSSLESTLRGNELFRGVLKVAGVTRSEFIVGPWVQPDHPLFQLLTQVHRLSSFRTQLERQEERDFFPDLTKNTLKIVSVILLVTALFSLFMLIMMRRHIKENRLINRNIVQALEKVNRAHDDETGSHIQRVAKYCAMMARELKLSRKMIAEIEHFASLHDVGKIAVPDRILRKQGPLTPQEFSEMKLHTTKGYTIIQGLALGPVAENIIHFHHEKWDGSGYPEGLRGENIPLEARILALADVYDALRQKRVYKPAFSHEQACEVIFDGAGRHFDPQLIALFREHHLKFRTIFDSLAD; from the coding sequence ATATCTTTTGCACAACCCACACCTGATTTAACCCCCGTTCCCGTCTGGATTTATAACGCCGACAGTTTCGAATTCTGGCGCACTCCTCAGGGTGAATTACAGGGTTTCTACCCCGAACTCGTGCGCGCGATTAACCTCAAATATGATACACATCTGGAACTCAGGCCGGTCGGCGGGCCTGAAATCGGACAGCGTTTTAATGCCGATAGCTACGGAGTGTATGCCGGAGTCCTGCGAACAGAGTCGAGGGCGCGCACCAAAATCCTCTCATCAAAGCTTTTTATCAACGAGGTGGTAGCTGCAAGCCCATCGATGTCGGTGAATACTGCGGAAGAGTTGACGAACGCACGCGTTCTGTTTCGCCAGAATGATGCCACGCTGGAGAGCGTGCAAAAGCGTTATCCGGATCTGACGTTTCGCTCGATTCACCTGGTCGCCACCAGCGAAGAAGCCTTCCGCTTGCTGAGCGAGCGCAAAGCAGATTTCTACATTAATGACGCCAGCGAAATGGAAAACACCCAGCGCTACTACCTGCTTTCCCACCCTTTTCCCGAATTGCGCATCCCCGTAGTGTTAGGGTTCAGCCCGGAGCTGCGCGATTTACGTGAAAAGGTGAATACTTTTATTGGCGAGGGTTACCGCAGCGGGGCCTTACGCAAGGCGCTGGAAGAGAGTAAGCGTCAGTATCTTCTCAGTCGAATTGCGATTTCAAACCCTGAAAAAGACTGGTTGGCCAATAATCCTTTGGAAATCTGGTTACCTAAAAACGAAAATTTTGCGCCAATAATCTGGAAAGACAACCGCGGTTACCAGGGAACGGCGATCAATATGATCAATGACATGCGCGAATTACTCGGCATGGAAGTGGAGGTGCATTTTATTGACAATTATGCCGAGACGCTGGAAAAACAGCACTGGCCGATTCGTCTTGTAGATGTCGCCGAAAGCAGCAATACTGCGCATGCCGCAGGTCGAATTGGGCCGGATATTGCCTGGCACAACCTCTATTACAACCGAATTAAACAACCGTTTTTGTGGGATGAGGAGAGTATCCGCGGCCAGCGTGTCGGCGTGCTGGAGGGATCATTCTCAGCCCGTTATTTACAGGAGCGATTCGGTAATGACGTCGTGATCGTGACCCAACACAACCTCAACGGTCTCATTGATGCCATCGAAAATAACAAAATTGACTATATTCTCGGCGACTTAAGTTCGCTGGAGTCGACGCTTCGCGGCAATGAACTTTTTCGTGGTGTGCTAAAAGTGGCAGGCGTCACGCGATCAGAATTTATTGTCGGCCCCTGGGTTCAGCCCGATCACCCGCTTTTTCAACTGCTCACTCAGGTTCACCGTCTTTCCAGTTTCCGTACACAACTGGAGCGCCAGGAAGAGCGTGATTTCTTTCCTGATTTAACCAAAAACACGCTAAAAATTGTCAGTGTGATATTGCTTGTAACCGCCCTGTTTAGCCTGTTTATGTTGATAATGATGCGCCGCCATATAAAAGAGAATCGGTTAATAAACCGCAATATTGTGCAGGCGCTCGAAAAGGTCAACCGTGCGCACGATGACGAGACCGGAAGCCATATCCAGCGTGTCGCGAAATACTGCGCAATGATGGCCCGTGAGTTGAAATTATCCCGCAAGATGATCGCAGAAATTGAACATTTCGCTTCCCTGCATGATGTCGGGAAAATCGCCGTCCCCGATCGCATTTTGCGTAAGCAAGGGCCGCTAACGCCCCAGGAATTTAGCGAAATGAAACTGCACACCACGAAAGGCTATACGATTATTCAGGGCCTGGCGCTGGGTCCGGTCGCGGAAAATATTATTCACTTCCATCACGAAAAATGGGACGGCAGCGGATATCCAGAGGGGCTTCGCGGCGAGAATATCCCATTAGAAGCGCGCATCCTGGCTTTGGCCGATGTGTACGACGCATTGCGGCAAAAACGCGTATATAAACCCGCATTTAGTCACGAACAGGCATGCGAGGTGATCTTTGATGGTGCAGGTCGCCACTTTGATCCGCAACTCATTGCGTTATTCCGCGAACACCATCTCAAGTTTCGCACCATTTTTGACAGCCTGGCGGATTAA
- the yecR gene encoding YecR family lipoprotein, which produces MKKLFLAGALLLLAGCNVTRQAQVNSADSTSGVVRLNMGQAILQNSHYDSYVTNGTATRECQAMGYATASAYGQPIKTCTVVSGSVCLNESVTIQYKCQGYAITPSAKQTYY; this is translated from the coding sequence ATGAAGAAATTATTCCTTGCAGGCGCGCTTCTGTTGCTCGCGGGTTGTAATGTGACCCGTCAGGCCCAAGTGAACAGCGCGGACAGCACCAGCGGCGTTGTGAGGCTCAATATGGGTCAGGCAATACTGCAAAATAGCCATTATGATTCTTACGTGACGAACGGTACGGCGACGCGTGAATGCCAGGCGATGGGTTACGCAACCGCTTCAGCCTATGGGCAGCCGATAAAAACCTGCACAGTGGTCAGCGGTTCGGTGTGCCTGAATGAAAGCGTGACTATCCAGTATAAATGCCAGGGTTATGCAATTACCCCCTCGGCAAAGCAAACCTATTATTAA
- the ftnA gene encoding non-heme ferritin, with the protein MLKTEMIDKLNEQMNLELFSSLLYQQMSAWCSFHSFEGAAAFLRRHAQEEMTHMQRLFDYLADTGSLPRINPVASPFAEYASLDELFRATYEHEQLITQKINELTHAAMIGQDYPTFNFLQWYVAEQHEEEKLFKSVLDKLSLAGKSGEGLYFIDKELATLDTQN; encoded by the coding sequence ATGCTGAAAACTGAAATGATCGATAAGCTCAACGAGCAAATGAACCTTGAGCTTTTTTCATCCCTGCTTTATCAACAGATGAGCGCCTGGTGCAGCTTCCACAGCTTTGAAGGCGCGGCCGCATTTCTGCGTCGTCACGCTCAAGAAGAGATGACGCATATGCAGCGTCTGTTTGATTATCTGGCTGATACCGGCAGTCTACCGCGCATCAACCCTGTTGCGTCCCCTTTCGCGGAGTATGCGTCTCTGGATGAACTGTTCCGTGCAACCTACGAACATGAACAGCTGATTACGCAAAAAATTAATGAATTAACCCACGCTGCGATGATTGGTCAGGATTATCCAACCTTTAATTTCCTGCAGTGGTATGTGGCAGAACAACACGAAGAAGAGAAATTATTTAAATCCGTTCTGGATAAATTATCACTGGCAGGTAAATCCGGCGAAGGTCTGTACTTTATTGATAAAGAGCTTGCCACGCTCGACACACAGAATTAA
- a CDS encoding YecH family metal-binding protein — MTSIHGHEVLNMMLESDEHYSETSLIQAIHMRFGDSAHFHTCSAENMTAAQLVEFLKNKGKFIPLKEGFSTHESKICQH, encoded by the coding sequence ATGACGTCAATTCACGGGCACGAGGTGCTCAATATGATGCTGGAGTCTGATGAGCACTATTCGGAAACCAGCCTGATTCAGGCTATTCACATGCGATTCGGCGATAGCGCCCATTTTCATACCTGTTCTGCTGAAAATATGACGGCCGCGCAGCTGGTGGAGTTTCTGAAGAATAAAGGGAAATTTATTCCCTTAAAGGAAGGGTTTTCTACGCACGAAAGTAAAATATGTCAGCATTAA
- the tyrP gene encoding tyrosine transporter TyrP: MRNRTLGSIFIVAGTTIGAGMLAMPLAAAGVGFSVTLLLLVCLWALMCYTALLLLEVYQHVPADTGLGSLAARYLGRYGQWITGFSMMFLMYALTAAYMSGAGELIASSVNDWFGTGISPATGVIFFTLIGGGVVCVGTSLVDLFNRFLFSAKIIFLVVMLVLLAPHVHKVNLLTLPLQQGLALSAIPVIFTSFGFHGSVPSIVSYMNGDIRKLRRVFIIGSAIPLIAYIFWQLVTLGSIDSSTFIGLMADHSGLNGFLQALREVVASPHVELAVHLFADLALATSFLGVALGLFDYLADLFQRRRSVGGRIQTGVVTFLPPLAFALFYPRGFVMALGYAGVALAVLALLLPSLLAWKSRQQHPDSGYRVWGGKPLLAMVFTCGIVVILVQFSIAAGLLPEVG; encoded by the coding sequence GTGAGAAATAGAACTCTGGGAAGTATTTTTATCGTCGCAGGCACGACGATTGGCGCAGGAATGCTGGCGATGCCGCTGGCCGCCGCAGGTGTCGGTTTCAGCGTCACCTTACTGCTTTTAGTCTGCCTGTGGGCACTGATGTGTTACACGGCGTTGCTGTTGCTTGAGGTCTACCAGCACGTTCCCGCGGACACCGGACTGGGTTCGCTGGCGGCACGCTATCTGGGTCGCTACGGTCAATGGATCACCGGTTTCAGCATGATGTTCCTGATGTACGCGCTGACTGCGGCTTATATGAGCGGCGCGGGTGAATTGATCGCCTCCAGTGTGAACGACTGGTTTGGCACGGGCATTTCTCCGGCGACCGGCGTTATCTTTTTCACCTTAATCGGTGGCGGCGTGGTGTGTGTCGGGACCTCTCTCGTCGACCTGTTTAACCGTTTTCTGTTTAGCGCCAAAATTATTTTCCTGGTGGTGATGCTTGTCCTACTCGCCCCGCATGTGCATAAAGTGAATTTACTGACACTTCCGCTGCAGCAGGGGCTGGCACTTTCTGCCATCCCGGTGATCTTCACTTCCTTTGGCTTCCACGGCAGCGTGCCGAGCATCGTGAGCTACATGAATGGTGATATTCGCAAGCTGCGTCGTGTGTTTATTATCGGCAGCGCCATTCCATTAATTGCCTATATTTTCTGGCAACTGGTGACGCTGGGCAGCATCGATTCATCGACGTTTATCGGCTTAATGGCTGACCATTCCGGTTTGAATGGATTCTTACAGGCACTGCGTGAAGTAGTGGCCTCACCGCACGTTGAGCTGGCAGTTCATCTGTTTGCCGACCTTGCGCTGGCGACCTCTTTCCTCGGCGTGGCGCTGGGTCTGTTCGATTATCTGGCGGACCTGTTCCAGCGCCGTCGCTCCGTCGGGGGACGTATCCAGACGGGCGTTGTGACGTTCTTGCCGCCACTCGCCTTTGCGCTGTTTTATCCACGCGGATTTGTGATGGCACTGGGCTATGCGGGTGTGGCGTTAGCCGTGCTTGCGCTGCTGCTCCCTTCCCTTCTGGCGTGGAAAAGCCGCCAGCAGCATCCCGACTCAGGCTATCGGGTGTGGGGAGGAAAACCGCTTCTGGCGATGGTATTCACCTGCGGGATTGTGGTTATCCTGGTGCAGTTCTCGATTGCAGCAGGATTGTTACCGGAAGTCGGTTAA
- a CDS encoding YecA family protein encodes MTEGPLTENELEWLEETLMSYGHEDASVIDVSELDGMLTAVLSGPVVVEPDTWLVAVWGGQKYVPRWKNDREMNRFIDLCFKHLNDIAERLSDYPDQFEPVFGVNDVDGKSYTVVEEWCYGYMRGMALTDWSSLPEELKADLDIITLHGTEANAEQLDELTEDEYHASIERIKPAALRLYNYWVANPQLTVAQQPIINGAKVGRNDPCPCGSGKKFKSCCLH; translated from the coding sequence ATGACTGAAGGCCCATTAACTGAAAATGAACTGGAGTGGCTGGAAGAGACGTTAATGTCTTACGGTCATGAGGATGCGTCTGTGATTGACGTTTCCGAGCTTGACGGCATGCTTACCGCGGTTTTATCGGGTCCGGTTGTCGTTGAACCCGATACCTGGCTGGTGGCGGTGTGGGGCGGTCAAAAGTATGTTCCGCGCTGGAAAAACGATCGCGAAATGAATCGTTTTATCGATCTCTGCTTTAAGCATCTGAACGATATTGCCGAGCGACTGAGTGACTATCCCGATCAGTTTGAACCGGTCTTCGGCGTTAACGACGTGGACGGGAAAAGCTATACCGTGGTGGAAGAGTGGTGCTATGGCTATATGCGTGGGATGGCACTGACCGACTGGTCATCGTTGCCGGAAGAGCTGAAAGCCGATTTAGACATCATTACGCTGCACGGAACGGAAGCGAATGCCGAACAACTGGATGAACTAACCGAAGACGAATATCACGCCAGCATCGAACGAATCAAACCGGCGGCGCTTCGTTTATACAACTACTGGGTGGCGAACCCACAATTGACCGTGGCGCAGCAGCCAATTATCAATGGCGCGAAAGTGGGTCGTAACGATCCTTGTCCGTGTGGCAGCGGTAAGAAATTCAAAAGCTGCTGCTTGCATTGA
- a CDS encoding branched-chain amino acid ABC transporter substrate-binding protein, protein MSLKLIRSPLSLVLAGCLVTAFSAQADIVIGVAGPFTGPNATYGDQYWHGATQAAEDINAAGGINGEKIKLVQGDDACEPKQAVSVANRLVDQDKVKAVVGHFCSSSTMPASEVYSDAGILAITPGSTNPLITERGMSDMFRMCGRDDQQGKVASDFIIDKLKAKRVVIIHDKDTYGQGLADATKAALAKRGVKDVMYEGLSRGEKDFNALVTKIGAQKPDVVFFGGCHPEAGPLVRQMREQGVQAKFFSGDCIVNEEMVTAAGGPKYTNGIYMTFGKDPRLIPDGKAVIEKFRTSKFEPEGYTLYSYASVQAIAAAFKATGGTDSAKASAWLKANPVETVMGKKAWDDKGDLKVSDYVVYQWDDKGKYTEVP, encoded by the coding sequence ATGTCGCTGAAATTAATCAGAAGTCCCCTTTCTCTTGTATTAGCAGGTTGTCTGGTGACGGCATTCTCCGCCCAGGCGGATATCGTCATCGGCGTCGCGGGGCCCTTCACCGGCCCGAACGCAACCTATGGCGATCAGTACTGGCATGGGGCGACTCAGGCCGCAGAAGATATCAATGCCGCCGGTGGGATCAACGGCGAAAAGATTAAGCTGGTTCAGGGTGATGATGCCTGCGAGCCAAAACAGGCCGTCTCCGTCGCTAACCGTCTCGTTGATCAGGACAAAGTCAAAGCGGTTGTCGGCCATTTCTGCTCATCGTCTACCATGCCGGCTTCTGAGGTGTATAGCGATGCCGGCATTCTGGCTATCACTCCCGGCTCGACCAATCCGTTGATCACCGAACGCGGCATGAGCGATATGTTCCGCATGTGCGGACGTGATGACCAGCAAGGGAAAGTCGCCAGCGATTTTATTATCGATAAGCTGAAAGCCAAACGCGTGGTGATCATTCACGATAAAGACACCTACGGTCAGGGACTGGCGGATGCGACGAAAGCTGCACTGGCAAAACGTGGCGTAAAAGATGTGATGTACGAAGGCCTCTCGCGCGGTGAAAAAGACTTTAACGCCCTGGTCACCAAAATCGGCGCGCAAAAACCTGATGTCGTGTTCTTCGGTGGTTGCCATCCAGAAGCCGGTCCGCTGGTGCGCCAGATGCGTGAGCAAGGCGTGCAGGCCAAATTCTTCTCCGGCGATTGTATCGTCAACGAAGAGATGGTCACCGCGGCGGGTGGCCCGAAATACACCAACGGCATTTACATGACCTTTGGCAAAGATCCGCGTTTGATCCCCGACGGCAAAGCCGTCATCGAGAAATTCCGCACCAGCAAGTTTGAACCCGAAGGTTACACCCTTTATTCCTACGCTTCTGTTCAAGCCATCGCCGCAGCCTTTAAAGCGACTGGCGGTACGGATTCAGCCAAAGCCAGCGCCTGGCTGAAAGCCAATCCGGTTGAAACGGTGATGGGTAAAAAAGCCTGGGATGACAAGGGTGACCTGAAAGTCTCCGACTACGTGGTGTATCAGTGGGATGACAAAGGGAAATATACCGAAGTGCCGTAA
- a CDS encoding branched-chain amino acid ABC transporter permease (LivHMGF is the membrane component of the LIV-I/LS branched-chain amino acid transporter), with protein MSTFFLQQLINGLTLGSVYGLIAIGYTMVYGIIGMINFAHGEVYMISAYLSAIGLALLAWFGLESFPLLILGTLVFTIFVTGVYGWTIERIAYKPLRNSTRLAPLISAIGMSLILQNYAQISQGPRQQGVPTMLDGVFRFHIGEGFVQVTYTKVFILIASFAGMLLLTWIISNTRLGRMCRAVQQDRKMASILGINTDRIISLVFVIGAAMAGLAGVLITMNYGTFDFYVGFVIGIKAFTAAVLGGIGSLPGAMLGGLILGIAEAQFSGMVNSDYKDVFSFGLLVVILIFRPQGLLGRPVVAKV; from the coding sequence ATGAGCACATTCTTTCTTCAGCAGTTGATCAACGGCCTAACGCTGGGTTCCGTGTACGGACTCATTGCCATCGGTTATACGATGGTGTACGGCATTATCGGGATGATTAATTTCGCTCACGGCGAAGTGTATATGATTTCCGCCTATCTCAGCGCCATCGGCCTGGCGCTGCTCGCCTGGTTTGGTCTGGAGTCATTTCCGTTATTAATCCTCGGCACGCTGGTGTTCACCATCTTCGTGACGGGCGTATACGGCTGGACGATTGAACGAATAGCCTATAAACCGCTGCGAAACTCAACGCGCCTGGCTCCGCTGATCTCGGCCATCGGGATGTCGTTAATCCTGCAAAACTACGCGCAAATCAGCCAGGGACCGCGTCAACAAGGCGTGCCCACAATGCTGGATGGTGTGTTCCGTTTTCACATTGGTGAGGGGTTTGTTCAAGTCACCTATACCAAAGTCTTTATTCTTATTGCCTCGTTCGCGGGCATGCTGCTGCTCACCTGGATAATCAGCAATACGCGATTAGGACGTATGTGCCGCGCCGTGCAACAGGATCGCAAAATGGCGTCGATTTTAGGGATCAACACCGACCGGATTATTTCGCTGGTGTTCGTGATAGGTGCAGCTATGGCTGGTCTGGCAGGTGTGTTGATTACCATGAACTACGGCACGTTTGATTTTTACGTCGGGTTTGTTATCGGCATAAAAGCCTTTACGGCTGCGGTTCTCGGCGGCATTGGTTCATTGCCCGGCGCAATGCTGGGCGGGTTGATTCTCGGGATAGCCGAGGCACAATTTTCGGGAATGGTGAACTCTGACTACAAAGATGTGTTCTCGTTTGGATTACTGGTGGTGATCCTCATTTTTCGTCCTCAGGGACTGCTTGGCCGCCCGGTTGTCGCCAAAGTATGA
- the livM gene encoding high-affinity branched-chain amino acid ABC transporter permease LivM, producing the protein MTSQTDVHDGFSLKRCVLDAIFAGMVALIIFGPIVGVVLDGYSFNFEGRRLAWIVATVVTGRFLLSAFLMTAVGSRFLSRFDTDNAGVYVRPPEYKSRMRWIIPLVLTLAVCFPFIATKYVLTVAILGLIYVLLGLGLNIVVGLAGLLDLGYVAFYAIGAYGLALGYQYLGLGFWTMLPLAALMAAAAGALLGFPVLRMHGDYLAIVTLGFGEIIRLILNNWLTFTGGPNGVSAPPPTFFGLEFGRRAKEGGVPFHEFFHLTYNPNLKFIFIYVVLLLVVLLVLYVKHRLTRMPIGRAWEALREDEIACRSMGLNHVLVKLSAFTLGASTAGIAGVFFATYQGFVNPTSFTFFESALILAIVVLGGMGSTVGVVLAAFVLTVTPELLRSFAEYRVLLFGMLMVVMMIWRPRGLIRINRSGFAVRKGVAP; encoded by the coding sequence ATGACATCGCAAACAGATGTGCACGACGGTTTCTCACTCAAACGCTGCGTGCTGGATGCCATCTTTGCCGGCATGGTCGCATTAATCATTTTTGGCCCCATCGTTGGCGTGGTGCTGGATGGCTACAGTTTCAACTTTGAAGGACGACGGCTGGCATGGATCGTTGCCACCGTGGTGACGGGACGCTTTTTACTGAGCGCGTTTTTGATGACGGCTGTGGGTTCACGGTTTTTATCGCGATTCGACACCGATAACGCGGGCGTTTACGTGCGGCCACCAGAATACAAAAGTCGGATGCGCTGGATTATCCCGCTGGTACTGACGCTGGCGGTCTGTTTCCCGTTTATCGCCACAAAATATGTGCTGACGGTAGCGATCCTTGGGCTGATTTATGTCCTGTTGGGGCTGGGGCTGAATATCGTTGTCGGCCTCGCTGGTCTGCTGGACCTGGGATACGTTGCGTTTTACGCGATTGGCGCCTACGGTTTAGCGCTGGGTTATCAATATCTGGGCCTGGGATTCTGGACTATGCTGCCGCTGGCGGCCCTGATGGCCGCTGCTGCGGGGGCTTTGCTGGGGTTCCCGGTTCTGCGCATGCACGGCGATTATCTGGCGATAGTGACGCTCGGATTTGGGGAAATTATCCGTCTAATTCTCAACAACTGGCTGACCTTTACCGGCGGTCCAAACGGCGTTTCGGCCCCTCCTCCCACCTTTTTCGGCCTTGAATTTGGACGACGAGCCAAAGAAGGCGGCGTGCCGTTCCATGAGTTTTTCCATCTGACCTACAACCCCAACCTTAAGTTTATTTTCATCTATGTCGTTCTGCTGCTGGTCGTTTTGCTGGTGCTGTATGTCAAACACCGCCTGACGCGTATGCCAATTGGACGCGCGTGGGAAGCGTTGCGCGAGGACGAAATCGCCTGTCGTTCGATGGGGCTTAATCATGTACTGGTCAAGCTCTCGGCGTTTACCCTTGGGGCGTCCACAGCAGGCATTGCCGGGGTGTTCTTCGCGACCTATCAGGGATTTGTAAACCCCACTTCGTTTACGTTTTTTGAGTCCGCGCTAATCCTCGCCATCGTCGTTTTAGGCGGAATGGGCTCGACCGTCGGCGTAGTGTTAGCCGCCTTTGTCCTCACCGTGACGCCAGAGCTGTTGCGCAGCTTTGCGGAATACCGCGTGCTGTTATTCGGCATGCTGATGGTCGTGATGATGATCTGGCGGCCACGCGGTCTGATTCGCATTAACCGCAGTGGATTTGCGGTTCGCAAAGGAGTCGCGCCATGA
- a CDS encoding ATP-binding cassette domain-containing protein: MNGTILNVEHLMMHFGGIKALNDVNLKVQRGSITALIGPNGAGKTTVFNCLTGFYKASGGTILFNTRSKTTNVIQVLGQKFQPGDWINPAQLGGRIFYKMFGGTHLVNRAGLARTFQNIRLFREMSVVENLLVAQHMRVNRNLIAGVLNTPAYRRAESDALDRAFYWLEVVDLVDCANRLAGEMSYGQQRRLEIARAMCTGPEMLCLDEPAAGLNPVETRALSKIIRFLRDHHAITVLLIEHDMGMVMEISDHIIVLDHGDVIAQGKPHEIQHDEKVIAAYLGTDESEVSV; the protein is encoded by the coding sequence ATGAACGGGACGATACTAAACGTTGAACATTTAATGATGCATTTCGGCGGCATTAAAGCGCTAAACGATGTAAATCTGAAAGTCCAGCGTGGCTCAATAACCGCTTTAATCGGGCCGAATGGCGCTGGGAAAACCACGGTGTTTAACTGCCTGACCGGCTTCTACAAAGCCTCCGGCGGCACGATCCTGTTCAATACGCGCAGCAAAACCACGAACGTGATTCAGGTTCTTGGACAAAAATTCCAGCCCGGTGACTGGATCAATCCGGCGCAGCTTGGCGGGCGTATTTTCTACAAAATGTTTGGCGGGACGCACCTGGTCAACCGCGCTGGGCTGGCGCGTACCTTCCAGAATATCCGTCTTTTTCGGGAAATGTCTGTGGTGGAAAACCTGCTGGTCGCTCAGCATATGCGCGTTAACCGTAACCTGATTGCCGGGGTGCTGAATACTCCCGCCTACCGTCGCGCGGAAAGCGATGCGCTTGATCGGGCGTTTTACTGGCTGGAAGTGGTGGATCTGGTGGATTGCGCTAACCGCCTGGCAGGCGAGATGTCCTACGGCCAGCAGCGGCGTCTCGAAATCGCGCGTGCGATGTGTACGGGGCCGGAAATGCTGTGTTTGGATGAACCCGCCGCGGGATTAAACCCCGTCGAAACGCGTGCGCTGAGTAAAATCATTCGCTTTTTGCGCGACCATCATGCGATCACGGTCTTGCTGATTGAACATGATATGGGAATGGTGATGGAGATTTCAGATCACATTATTGTACTCGACCATGGCGATGTGATTGCACAGGGTAAACCGCATGAAATCCAGCATGATGAGAAGGTTATCGCCGCTTATCTGGGCACCGATGAAAGCGAGGTCAGCGTATGA
- a CDS encoding ABC transporter ATP-binding protein, whose protein sequence is MSETMLEFKDVDVFYGVIQALKQVSLQVNKGETVALIGANGAGKSTLLMSIFGQPRIRKGQILFCGEDISHQSTHYVASGGIAQAPEGRRIFPDMTVEENLLMGTIPVGNQHAAHDLQTMFDLFPRLKERRKQRAMTMSGGEQQMLAIARALMSRPKLLLLDEPSLGLAPIVVKQIFQTLRELARNGMTIFLVEQNAHHALKLSDRGYVMVNGQIRLSGSGEELLGNEDVRKAYLGGV, encoded by the coding sequence ATGAGCGAGACGATGCTGGAATTTAAGGACGTGGATGTTTTTTATGGCGTGATTCAGGCATTAAAGCAGGTTTCTTTGCAGGTGAATAAAGGCGAAACCGTGGCGCTGATTGGTGCTAACGGCGCGGGAAAATCGACGCTATTGATGTCCATTTTTGGCCAGCCCCGCATTCGAAAAGGTCAGATCCTCTTTTGCGGCGAGGATATCAGCCATCAATCAACGCATTATGTGGCATCGGGCGGCATCGCGCAGGCCCCCGAAGGTCGACGTATTTTCCCGGATATGACCGTTGAAGAAAATTTGCTGATGGGGACCATTCCTGTGGGTAACCAACATGCCGCGCACGATCTGCAAACTATGTTTGATTTGTTCCCGCGACTGAAAGAGCGACGCAAACAGCGGGCGATGACCATGTCCGGGGGAGAGCAGCAAATGCTGGCAATTGCGCGCGCGTTGATGAGTCGTCCAAAACTGCTGCTGCTCGATGAGCCAAGTCTTGGGCTTGCGCCAATTGTGGTAAAACAAATCTTCCAGACGCTGCGCGAACTGGCACGAAACGGGATGACGATCTTTTTGGTGGAGCAAAATGCGCATCACGCGCTCAAGCTCTCCGATCGCGGGTATGTGATGGTCAACGGGCAAATCCGACTGAGCGGTAGCGGCGAGGAACTGTTAGGTAATGAGGATGTGCGAAAAGCGTATTTGGGCGGCGTGTAA
- a CDS encoding YnfU family zinc-binding protein → MSGRKNSQTRRNYLVKCPCPNCSKDSEHSFSRVQKGSQLVCPFCSTLFKSSK, encoded by the coding sequence ATGTCTGGACGTAAAAATTCACAAACCCGTCGTAATTATTTAGTCAAATGCCCATGCCCAAACTGTTCTAAAGACTCAGAACACAGTTTTAGTCGCGTTCAAAAAGGTTCCCAGCTGGTCTGCCCGTTTTGCAGCACCTTGTTCAAGTCATCAAAATGA
- a CDS encoding cold shock domain-containing protein, translated as MSSRIRGLVKWYKEDKGFGFISPLDGGKDISVHVSNLKGDDCQTLFEGQKVEYTIYNGNKGPAASNVILCDK; from the coding sequence ATGTCCTCAAGAATCAGAGGCCTGGTAAAGTGGTATAAAGAAGATAAAGGTTTTGGTTTCATCTCTCCTCTTGATGGAGGCAAAGATATCTCAGTCCATGTTTCGAATCTTAAGGGTGATGATTGTCAAACCCTATTTGAAGGACAGAAGGTTGAGTACACTATTTATAATGGTAACAAAGGTCCCGCTGCTTCTAACGTAATACTTTGTGATAAATAA